CGATGACGTCGCCACTTGGCAGTGCAAGTTTCTCGACATCGCGAAGGCTTTCAATCCGGACGAAATTACCCTTCCTTGGATCGACGGGGATAAAGAGGCGGAGCGATTTGTTAACTATTGGTTCGGCCAGGCCCAACGCGCCGATTTGCGGCGCATCGCTTATGCCCTGTCCAATAGCGATGAGTTTGGCCTGCCATCTGACATCGCCGACATATGCAAGATTGCCCTTAGCCGCATCATCATAACGAAGAAGCAAGCGGCTTCGCTTGCTCAAGATACCTCGCACAGTCGGCCTCATCGCGTAACCCTTGAGTCGGATTACGACGTGTTTGACGGATTTGCCAAATCACTTCGGGCGGTACGGAAACGTGTTTCAACCATCCCACAAAGCGGAAGCGCCACGATAAGTCGAGGTGATGCCAGAAGAATGTCTGGGGTCGCTGATGAGAGCATTGATGCGGTTTTGACATCTCCGCCCTATCTCAATGCCATCGATTATATGCGCGGGCACAGGATGTCCCTGGTATGGCTCGGGCATCGCTACGGCGATTTAACGGCAACTAGATCAGCCAGCATCGGAAGCGAGCGCAGGCCGGATGCCCCCTTCGACGATAAGGCCTTCAAGTCGATCAAAGATGCGATGGGATCGGTGTCATCGTTGCCCAACCGGCACCAAGGCATGATTGATCGGTATGTAGTCGATCTGCACGCGATGATTGGCGAGATCGCCCGGGTACTGAAAAAAAACGCTAAAGCTACCTTTGTTATGGGCAACTCTTGCTTGAAAGGAGTTTACATTGAGAATTCTGAAGCTCTGGCGCAAGCAGGAGCGCTGGTCGGCCTTGAAATGACGGCCAAGATAGAGAGGGAACTCCCCTCCGGAAGCCGCTACCTGCCCACTCCCGCTTCGGGAGCACTAAGTAAACGGATGCGAAAGGAAGTGATTCTCACGTTCGCCAAAATCTGAGGATTCGCTGCAAATCCTGAGAAAAGCCCGCATCCCCGGCGTCACATATTTCTCCCGATGCGACAAGATATAGAACCGCCGCTGAAGATCGAGATCCGGCGCCTCCAGCCGAACGACCCGCCCTCGTTCCAGCGCCCCCCGCGCCGCCAGATGCGACACGCACCCGATCAACGCGCTCAACGCCACCGTCTCGATGATCGCCTCGATCTGCTGTAGTTCGAGGTCGATCCGCCAGCGCTCCCAATAGGGATGCATGGCGCGGTCGAGTGTCTGGCGGGTGCCTGATCCTTTTTCGCGGACCACCCAGCGTTCCGCCAGCAGCGCGTCGATCGTCACCGGTTCCTGCCCGGCGAGGGGGTGGGCGGGGTTGCAGATCAGCACCAGTTCGTCGCCGAGCCATTCGGTCATAATCAGGTCGGGGTTTTGCAGCTTGCCCTCGATCAGCCCGAGGTCGAGCGAGAAGTCGGCAACCTTGCGGGCGATGTCGGCGGTGTTGCCGATCTCCAGCGTCAGCGGCGCGTCGGGGTGCTGGCGCGCATAGCTTTGCATCAGCGCCGGGGCGACATGGCTGCCGATCGTCTGCGTCGCCCCCAGCCGGAACGGGCCGGGGCCGAGGCGTCCGGCCAGCAGGGCGTCGATCTCTCCGGCGCGGTCCAGCAGATCGCGCGCGGCGGGCAGCAGCGCGCGGCCGGTTTCGTTGATGCGCAGGCGCTTGCCGGCGCGGTCGAACAACGGTCGGTCATAGCGCCGCTCCAGTTCGAGCAGCGCGGTGCTCGCCGCCGATTGCGACATCGCGAGTTCGGCCGCGGCGGCCGAGATGCTCTCATGCCGGGCCGTGGCGGCGAAGATCTGCAGGTGGCGCAGGCTGAACCGCATATCTGGTTTATCGATGATCTTTAGCGATATTACCAATTTTATCGATTTTAGCGCGTGGCCTATGCCGATGCCGCATCGGCGACAGCGAGCGCGGCGCCGATGCGATCGAAGCCGCTTCGTCGGGCGATGCGCCGAACGGCCAGCGCCCGCGACAGCATTCAGGGAAAGCCCTATGACCTTCGTCGTCACCGACGCCTGCATCCGTTGCAAATATACGGATTGCGCCACGATGTGCCCGACCGCGTGCTTCCGCGAGGGCGAGAACATGCTCGTGATCGATCCCACGGAATGCATCGACTGCGGGATCTGCATCCCGGAATGTCCGGCGGAGGCGATCCTGCCCGATATCGACCCGCTTGCCACGCCGTGGCTGGAACTGAACGCGACCTACGCGGCCATCTGGCCGGAGATCACCAACCGGAAGGCGGCGCCGGCGGACGCGGATGCCCATCGTGACGAGAAGGGGAAGTTCGAGCGGTATTTTTCGGCGAATCCGGGCACGGGGAATTGAGGTGTGGGCAGGCAAGCGCGAGTGGTGCTCCACCCCTGCCGCACCGGGTTCGACCCCATAGGCGCTAACCCGTCAGCGACTGCTGCCTTCAAGCCTCTCCCGCGCAGGCGCTGCGGCCGCGCCTTTCCCTCGCCCCTACGGGGAGAGGGACAGGTCCGCGTAGCGGACCAGGGAGAGGGGCAGTCGCGCCGGGCGTAACGGGCTGACGGGTTCGCTCTGAAAAGCCGGCGGAGCAGCAGCGCTGAACCCTCCAAGCCCTTACGCCTTGCGCGACTTTCCCCCTCTCCCTGTCCCTCTCCCCGTAGGGGCGAGGTGACGCGGCGGCAGTCCCGCTCAATCTGGAAATGCCGTAGCGCCAATTGGCCTTGAGCCGGGATGACGGGGGCGATGTACCGATCCCAGCGTCCCCCTCACGATTCACGCCCACGCGCCAACCCAATAGGCGGGCCTGTCATCAAAGGCGCGGCCCGCGTGGAACGATCGCTCCGCGCCACCGCGCGAACGATCGGGAGTCCCTCATGCGCGCAATCCCCCGCCCTTTTCGCCACCTCCGCCCCGCCCGCGCCAATCGCTCGTCCACGGCCGCACCGATCCCAACCCGCCTTCAGCCGACGATCGCCCACGCCGGCGCCGGCCCCTGACCCCTTGTGCCTTTGCGCAGCCGATCATCCGCGATCCACTGTCACCTTTGTCACTTTCGCCCTCCCCTTCCGCCAAATTCGGCGCTTTCCGCCCCCGCACTTGAGCCCGTCACATTTATCAGATTAATGGTGCGCTCCAGAGAATGGCCGATGCCAACGGGGAGAGAGCGGACCATGCAGAACCATCATCATGCAGCGGGCGCATTCCTGCATCGCCGACGCGGCTGGCGCTCGGCCGCCTTTCTTGCCGCCCTTCTCGCCACCGCCCCCCTCGCCGCGCAGGCACCCGTCAGCGTCGACGCCACCGCGCCCGCCCCGGCGCCGCGCAGCGATCATCTTCATCTCGGCACGGGCACCGGGCCCGGCGGCACGCTCGGCGTCAACAGCCGTTACCTCACCCGCGATGGCAAACCGTGGATTCCGGTGATGGGCGAGTTCCACGCCTCGCGCTTTCCGGCGGCCTATTGGGAGGAGGAGATCCTCAAGATGAAGGCGGCGGGCGTGAACATCGTCGCCACCTACATATTGTGGAACCATTATGAGCTGGCACCGGGCACGCTCGACTGGACCGGCGATCGCGACATCCGCCGCTTTGCGGAGCTCTGCCGGAAGCATGGCATGATGCTGTTCATCCGCCCCGGCCCGTGGGGCCATGCCGAGGCGCGGTTCGGGGGTATTCCGGATTGGGTGGTCGCCGCCACCGCCACGCGCGGCAATGATCCCGCCTATATGGCCGAGGTCGAACGGTTCTGGCGAGGGCTTTACGGCCAGTTGCGCGGGCTGATGTGGAAGGATGGCGGCCCGATCATGGGCTTCCAGGTGGAGAATGAATATAATCTCGTCGGCGCAGGGCAGGGGCGCGAGCATATCGCGGCGCTGAAGGCGCTGGCGGTGAAGATCGGCTTCGATACGCCGCTCTACACCGTCACCGGCTGGGACCAGACCGTCTATCCCCGCGGCGAGGTGGTGCCGGTGATGGGCGGCTATATGGATCTGCCCTGGGCGGCGAGCCCGAAGCAGCTTCCGCCCAACGAGAATCACGCCTTCCGCTTCACCAGCCGGGTAAGCGGCGATCTCGGCGCGCAGACCAAGGGCGGGCGGCGCGGCGATGCCGACGACGATATCGAGAATACCCCCTTCCTCGGCGCCGAATATGGCGGCGGGCTGCCGGTGATGTATCGTCGGCGGCCGCTGATGAAGCCGATCGACGTCTCCGCCGCGATCACCACCCAGATCGGCTCGGGCGTCAATCTGCTGGGCTATTACATGTTCCACGGCGGCGCCAATCCGCTGGCGAACGGCCGGACGCTGGAGGAAACGCAGCGCTCGGGCGGCTATAACGACGTGCCGGCGATCGGCTATGATTTCCAGGCGCCGCTCGGCCAATATGGCGAGGTCAATCCGGTGAGCGGCGCGCTGCGTCCGCTCCATTATTTCCTCAACGCCTATGGTGACCGGCTGGCGACGACGCGGCTCTACCAGCCCGCGGTGGTGCCCAGGGACCATCTCGATCTGCAGCCGCTGCGCTGGTCGCTGCGCGGCGCCGGCGATGCCGGCTTCCTGTTCGTCAACAACCATGTCCGCCTCTATCCCACCCCCGCGCATCGCGGCGTGCGCTTCGACGTGAAGCTGCCCGGCGGCTCGCTGACCTTGCCCTCCGCCCCGGTCGATATCGCGCCGGGCGCCAGCTTCATCTGGCCGGTCAATCTCGACATGGATGGGGTGCGGCTGAGCTGGGCGACCGCGCAGCCGATGACGCGGCTGGCCGACGACAAGGGCCCGATCCACGTGCTGGCGGCGACCGCGCCGGGCGCGGTGGAGCTGGCCTTCGATGCGGCGACGGTGGCGTCGCTCTCGGTGCCCTCCACGCGCGATGCCGGCGGGCGGATGATCGCCAAGGTCACGCCGAAGGCTGCGCCGGTCACCATCTCGGTGACGGGCAAGGACGGCAAGACGGTGCGCATAGTGCTGCTCGATCAGGCGCAGGCGGGCAAGGCGTGGGTGGGTGACGCGTTCGGCCAGCGCCGGCTGGTGCTGACCGATGCCGACCTGTTCTTCGCGCCCGACCGGATGGTGCTGCGCCAGCGCGGCAGCGGCGATTTCCGCTTCTCGGTGTGGCCGGCGCTCGCCAGCCCGAAGGGCAGCGCGCCGATCGCGCGCGGGCGGGACGGCGGGCTGACCGCTACCGTCCCCGGCGCCGCGCCGCGCACCCTGCCGCTCACGCTCGAGCGCACGCCCGGCGAGGCGCCGCCGATCGCCATCGGCGGCCCGGCGAACGCGGCGATGCAGCCGCTGCCGGAGGCGCATCGCGCCGCGGGCGCGTGGGGCTTCACCGTGCCGCAGGATGCGCTGGCCGGGGCCAGCGACGCCTATATGGAGATCGACTATCGCGGCGACGTCGCCCGCCTGCTCGATGGCACGACGATGCTCGACGACGCTTTCTGGGACGGGCGGGTGTGGCGCATCGGCCTCAAGCGCTTCGCCTCGCGCCTCGGCCATCCCTGGACGATGACGGTGATGCCGATGCGCGCCGACGCGCCGATCTATCTCGACGAGGTCGCCCGCAAGCAGCTTCCCGCGACCGGCCAGGTGGCGGAGATCAAGTCCATCCGGCTGGTGCCCGAGCATGAGCTGGTGGTGACGCAATGAGCTGGACGATCGACCGCCGCACCGCGCTGGGTGCGCTCGCCATGCCGCTGGTGGCGGGCGCCGCCCCCGCTTTCGCCGCCACGCCCCGCAACGGCGCGCGGCCGGGGCCGTTCATGATCGGCGCGGATATCTCGTGGATCCCCGAGGATGAGGCCGCGGGCGCGCGCTTCTTCGCGGACGGCAAGCAGAAAGATCCGGTGCTGCTGCTGCGCGATGCCGGCTTCAACTATATCCGCCTGCGCATCTTTGTCGATCCGTCGGCCGGCTATTCGAAGCGCGAGCCCGACAAGGCGTGGGCCGGGCTGGCGCAGACCGTGAAGCTGGGCAAGCGCATCAAGGATGCCGGCATGGGCCTCGCGCTCAGCTTCCATTATTCGGATACCTGGGCGGATCCCGAGCATCAGGGCGTGCCGGCGGCGTGGAAGGACCATGACGCGCCCGCGCTCGCCCGCGCGGTGGAGGCGCACACGCGCGACACGCTGAAGGCGATGCGTGGCGGCGGCGCGCCGGTGGACATGGCGGTGATCGGCAACGAGATCACCTTCGGCATGCTGTGGCCGCACGGCCGGGTGCGGCTGAGCACCTCCACCGGAAATCCGGTGACCGATGCCAATCATCGCAACGCGGGTGCCGTGGGCGGCTTCGACACGTTCGCGCTGTTCCTGCGCAGCGGCGTCGCCGGCGCGAAGGCGGCGGAGCCCGGCATCCTCATCCAGCTCCACAACCATCTCGGCCGCCACTGGCCGATCCTGCAGGAATGGACCGACGCGCTGATCGCGCGGCGGGTGGAGTTCGATGTCATCGGCCTCTCCTGCTACCAGCAGCGCGCCGAGGGCGACTGGGCGGGAAGCTTCGCCAATTTCGTCCGCCGCTATCCGGACAAGGGCCTGCTGGTGGCGGAATATTCCAGCCGCAAGCGCTACCTCAACGATCTCGTCCACGCGCTGCCCGGCAAGCATGGCTGGGGCACCTTCATCTGGGAACCGACCCGCCATCAGGAGGCGGTGTTCGACCTGAACGGCCGCAACGCGGGCGGCGGCCCCAAGCCCAACCTGATCTCGCAGGGGCTGAACAGCGCCGAGGCGCCGGGCGGGCTGGCCGGTGCGGCCCCCGCCGCGCCGCCCGCACCCAAGACCGGGCCGATGGGCAAGGACGGCGACTATGTCGCCAATCCGCTGCTCGATCTCTACGGCGAAATGGCAAAGGCCTATCGGGAGGAGCGATGATCGACGACGCCCTCAGCCGCCGCGATTTCGGTTTCGGCGCGGCCGCTGCCTTGTTGCTCGGCGGCTGCGCCACGCCCCGCGCCGGCGCCGCGCGCGGGGCGGACGATGTGCTGCTCTTCGCCTATTTCATGACCGGGCGCGGCGAGGCCGATGGCCTCCGGCTGGCGGTCAGCGAGGATGGCTATGCCTTCCGCCCGCTCGCCGGCGGCCGCAGCCTGCTCAAGCCCGAGGTGGGCGAGAAGAAATTGCTGCGCGACCCCTTCCTGTTCCGCGGCGAGGGGCCGGACGCGCCGTGGCACATGCTGTGGACCACCGCGTGGGAGGGCGAGACGATCGGCCACGCCACCACCCGCGATTTCGTCCACTGGACGCCGCAACGCGCGCTGCCGGTGATGGCAAGCGTGCCGGGCACGCGCAATTGCTGGGCGCCCGAGGCGATCTTCGACGCCGCGACGGGCAAGCATCTGATCTTCTGGTCGAGCACGGTGACCGGCCGCTTCGAGGAGACCGCCGGCTCGTCCGAATCCGCCTACAACCATCGGCTCTGGGCGGTGCGCACCGCTGATTTCGAGCGCTTCGATGCGCCGTTCGTGCTCTACGATCCCGGGTTCAGCGTGATCGACGGCACCTTCGCGCGCGACGCGGCGGGCGGCCTCCACCTGATCGTCAAGGACGAGACCGTCCAGCCGCCGCGCAAGACGCTGCACGTCGCCAGCGCACAGTCGGTGACCGGCCCGTTCGGCGCGGTCTCCTCCGCGTTCAGCCCGGCCTGGGTGGAAGGCCCGATGACCGCGACCGTCGATGGCCGCACGCTCTGCTATTACGACGTCTACAAGGAAGGCCGCTGGGGCGCCGCGGCAACCAGCGATTTCGCCGCTTGGGAGGATGTCGGCGCAAGGCTCTCGATACCCGCGGGTGCGCGGCACGGCTCGCTGCTGTGGGTGCCGCGAGGGGTGCTGGCGGCGCTGGAGGCATAGCCGCGGGCCCGCCGGGCGCTGCATCGGTGTGAGCCTTATCTGTGCGCCCGGCCGAAACCGGGCGCACACCCCCGAACGCGTCTATCCGCACGCCCCTGCTTATCGGCGCGGGCCGCCGCCGCATCCCCCGATCGGGGTATGAAGCGCCTCAACTGCGCAGCAGATCCGCCAGCATCGTCACCAGTTCCACCTCGCGGCGGACGCCGAGCTTGCCGAACACCGTCTTCAACTGCGCGCGCACCGTTTCCAGCCGCGTGCCGCGCTGCTCCGCGATCGCCTCCCGGGTTTCGCCCCGCGCCAGCCGCAGCGCGACGTCCGCCTCGGCATCGGACAAGCCGTAGAGCAGCGACAGGATCGTCGCGGCGGAGGCGTGCCAGCGCCGTTCGGAGCGGGCGATAACCATCACCGTCGGCCGGAATCCGAACGCCCATGGCCCCGCCGGGGCGGCGCAGATGTCGAGCAGCAGCGGCAGGCACCCTTCGCCGGCGCCGATCGCCAGCGTTTCCGCCGGCCGGCGCGGGCCGGGCGCGCCATGGGCGGCAATCGCGCGCCGCAGCACCAGCGTATCGGCAGCCGTCGCCGCGGCGAGACGACCGTCGCCGCAGCGCAGCCGCCCGTTGCCGAGCAGCGCCTCGGCGGCGGGCGTCGCCGCCCGGATGCGCCCATCCCGCGCGCACAGCAGCACCGCAGCCGACACCGCATCGAGCACACCGCGCACCAGCGCCAGCCCCTGGTTTTCCAGCGCCGCCTGCAGCCGCACCGCGGCGCGGACATGCGGCGCGACCGCGGCGAACAGCGCGCGCTGCTCCGCCGTCGTCTCGCCGTCGCGTTCGCCGCGCAGCACCGCGAGCCCGATCAGCCCGGCATCATCCTCGGCCAGCTTGGCCTGGCAACCATAAGCGATGTCATGATCCCGGGCGAAATCGGCATAGACGTCGCTGCGCATCGCCGGCGCGACCGCGCGATAATCCGCCTCGCTCCGCACCTCGAGGACCGGCGCACCGATCGAGACCGCGACACGCGGGTTGATCAGCGGATCCCCGCCATCGATCTCGACGAACTGGTCGATCGCCGCCTGCGAGAAGCCCGTCACCCAGTTGAAAGGCACCACCCGCGGCCCGCCGATCCCGACAAGCTGCCCATGCGCAGACCCGGTCGCACTCGCCAGCGCCGCGAGCGCCGGCATCCAGTGCGCGCCGTCCAGAGCAGCGTCGGCGAAGCGATCGGCGAGCGCCATAGCGGCGGACTCCACGCCACGGGCGCCTACCGCCGCTTCGTTACCGATGATCGCCATCCAACTTCCCCAACCAGCACGAACGCATTTTGGGCGACCATCGGTTCTTTGTTTTATCGGGATCAAGTCGATCCGGGACCGGGATAGGCGTCGATCCGTTAAGATCGTCTTATAATCTGCGGCGGCGCCGCGCGGCTGTGGGGCGGGCGGACGGCGTCACGGCGGCCCATGGGCAAGCCGCGACGCCGTCGATCAATCTGGCGGCGCTACAGCACCCAGTGCGCCGTGACCGCCGCCGCGACATTCCCCGTGAACAGGATCGAGAAATCCGCCACCCCATTGCCATCGGCATCGCCGCGCAAAGTGGTGGTGTTGCTCGCGGCATCGAAGGCCATGGTCAATTGCCCCGCGACGCCTGTGAACGCCGCCACCTGCACGAACGCCTGATCCCCAGCCGCCGCACTGTTCGCATCCACCGCCGACAGGTCGAGGATGTCGCCCAACGCGAAGTCGGTGATGCGGTCGGCGTTGGCGCTGGCGGGGCTCTGGATGGCCGACTGATAGACGAAGCGGTCATTGCCCGCGCCGCCGGTCAGCGCGTCGCGGCCCGAGCCGCCGATCAGGATGTCGTCGCCGCCGGCGCCCTTCAGCACGTCATTGCCGGTGCCGCCCTCGATGCTGTCGTTGCCGGTGCCGCCATCGACGACATCGTCTCCCGCGCCCGCGAGAATGATGTTCGCCTGCGCGTTGCCGGTCAGCGTGTCCGCCTGGCTGGAGCCGATCAGATGCTCGATCGACAGCAAGGTATCGGTCCCCGCCCCGCCGCTGTTCTGCGCAGTGGTGACGAGCAGGCTGATTGTCACGCCGGTCGTCGCGGTCGCATAGCTCACCGTGTCGAAGCCGGCACCGCCGGAAAGCGTGTCGTTGCCGAGCCCGCCCGTCAGTGTGTCGTTGCCGGCATTGCCGGTCAGCACATTGTCAGCGGCGTCGCCGATGAACTGGTCGTCGAACGCTGAGCCGGTGAGGTTCTCGATCCCGGTCACGATGTCGGCACCCGCGCCGACAGTGGTCTGCGCACCGGCGAGCGTCAGGTTGACGCGGACGCCGGTCGCAGCGTTGGCGTAGCTCGCGGTGTCGATGCCCGCGCCGCCATCAAGCACATCATTGCCGGCATTGCCGACGAGCACGTCGTTGCCGGCGCCACCGGCCAGCACATTGCCATATTCGTTGCCGGTGAGCGTGTCGGCGAAGGCGGTGCCGATCACATTCTCGATGCTGCGGATACGATCCGAGCCGGCGCCGCCGGTGTTCTGCACCGACTGGCTGATCAGGTTCGCCGTCACACCCGCGCCGACCAGCGAATAATCGAGCGTATCGACACCGAAGCCGCCATCGATCGTGTCATTGCCGAGGTCGCCGCGGATCACATCATTGCCGGCCCCGCCCGACAGGCTGTTGTTGCCAGCGTTGCCGATCAGCGTGTCGTTATAGGCCGAGCCGATCAGGCCCTCGATACCCGCCAGCGTGTCGATACCGCCGCCACCGCTATTCTGCGCGCTGGTCACGAGCAGGCTCACGGTAACCGCCGCGGTGGCGTCGGCATAGCTCGCGACGTCCACGCCGGTGCCGCCATCGACGCTGTCATCGCCCGCGCCGCCCATCAGCGTGTCATTGCCGTCGCCGCCGGCCAAAACGTCGTTGCCGGCGAGGCCGTTGATGATGTCATTGCCGAGCCCACCTTCGATGCGGTTGGCATCGGCAGCACCGGTCAGCGTATCGTGAAATCCGCTGCCGATCAGGTTCTCGAAGCCCGAGAGCATATCGGAGCCAGCGCCGAGCGTGTTCTGCGCTGCGGTCAAGCCGAGGTTGACCGACACCCGCGCCACAGCACCAGCATAGCTGACCGTGTCGATACCGGCGCCGCCGATCAGTGTATCCGGACCGTTGCCGCTGCCGCCATTGATGAGGTCGTTTCCAGCCGCGCCATCAATGACGTTGCGCGTGGCACCCGCGGTATTCCCCGAAAGCACATCATTGAACGCCGAGCCGATCAAATTCTCGATCCCGATCAACGTATCGACGCCGGCTCCCTGCGTGTTCTGAGCCGCTGTTGTCGCAAGATTGATGGTGACGCCTGCGGTCGCACGGGCATAGCTGGCAGTGTCGGTGCCGGCCCCGCCATTCATGATGTCGTTGCCCGCACCACCATCCAGAATGTTGGCCAGACGATCACCGGTCAGAACGTCATCGAACGCGGAGCCAATCAGGTTCTCGATGCCCGACAATGTATCCAGCCCGACGCTCCCCGTATCCTGGGCAGCCACGTTTGCCAGATTGACCGTTACGCTCGCACCGGCGGCGGTGTAGTCGGCGGCGTCCTGACCATCCCCTCCCGACAGCAGATCATTGCCCGCGCCCCCTTCGAGCACGTCGTTGCCGCCATCGCCCTGAAGGATGTCATCCCCGCCAGAGCCCTCCAGCCGATCCGCGCCATTGCCTCCCGACAGAAGATTCGCGGCGGAATTTCCGGTCAGTCGATCATCGAACGCAGAACCCGTGAGATTCTCAATATTGATCAACGTATCCAATCCGGCCGAAACGGTGTTCTGAGCTGCCGTAACGGCGAGACTCACAACCACACCGCCGGTAGCCCCCGCATAAGAGGCGGCATCCGCCCCCAAGCCGCCGTCCAGGCTGTCATTGCCATCGCCGCCTTCGAGGCTGTCATCGCCATCGTCGCCGCGCAGCGTATCATTGTTGGCGCCGCCATTGAGACGGTCGCTGCCCGCGCCACCGCTGACGAGGTTCGCCATCGCGTCACCCGCCAGGCTGTCATCGAACGCCGAACCCAGCAGGTTCTCGAT
The window above is part of the Sphingomonas sanxanigenens DSM 19645 = NX02 genome. Proteins encoded here:
- a CDS encoding LysR substrate-binding domain-containing protein yields the protein MFSPSRKHAVGHIVAQSVYLQRMQASVTTKVIGLSLNAVAGAGRSAHRPTKRLRSHRRRARCRRCGIGIGHALKSIKLVISLKIIDKPDMRFSLRHLQIFAATARHESISAAAAELAMSQSAASTALLELERRYDRPLFDRAGKRLRINETGRALLPAARDLLDRAGEIDALLAGRLGPGPFRLGATQTIGSHVAPALMQSYARQHPDAPLTLEIGNTADIARKVADFSLDLGLIEGKLQNPDLIMTEWLGDELVLICNPAHPLAGQEPVTIDALLAERWVVREKGSGTRQTLDRAMHPYWERWRIDLELQQIEAIIETVALSALIGCVSHLAARGALERGRVVRLEAPDLDLQRRFYILSHREKYVTPGMRAFLRICSESSDFGERENHFLSHPFT
- the fdxA gene encoding ferredoxin FdxA — its product is MTFVVTDACIRCKYTDCATMCPTACFREGENMLVIDPTECIDCGICIPECPAEAILPDIDPLATPWLELNATYAAIWPEITNRKAAPADADAHRDEKGKFERYFSANPGTGN
- a CDS encoding beta-galactosidase; its protein translation is MQNHHHAAGAFLHRRRGWRSAAFLAALLATAPLAAQAPVSVDATAPAPAPRSDHLHLGTGTGPGGTLGVNSRYLTRDGKPWIPVMGEFHASRFPAAYWEEEILKMKAAGVNIVATYILWNHYELAPGTLDWTGDRDIRRFAELCRKHGMMLFIRPGPWGHAEARFGGIPDWVVAATATRGNDPAYMAEVERFWRGLYGQLRGLMWKDGGPIMGFQVENEYNLVGAGQGREHIAALKALAVKIGFDTPLYTVTGWDQTVYPRGEVVPVMGGYMDLPWAASPKQLPPNENHAFRFTSRVSGDLGAQTKGGRRGDADDDIENTPFLGAEYGGGLPVMYRRRPLMKPIDVSAAITTQIGSGVNLLGYYMFHGGANPLANGRTLEETQRSGGYNDVPAIGYDFQAPLGQYGEVNPVSGALRPLHYFLNAYGDRLATTRLYQPAVVPRDHLDLQPLRWSLRGAGDAGFLFVNNHVRLYPTPAHRGVRFDVKLPGGSLTLPSAPVDIAPGASFIWPVNLDMDGVRLSWATAQPMTRLADDKGPIHVLAATAPGAVELAFDAATVASLSVPSTRDAGGRMIAKVTPKAAPVTISVTGKDGKTVRIVLLDQAQAGKAWVGDAFGQRRLVLTDADLFFAPDRMVLRQRGSGDFRFSVWPALASPKGSAPIARGRDGGLTATVPGAAPRTLPLTLERTPGEAPPIAIGGPANAAMQPLPEAHRAAGAWGFTVPQDALAGASDAYMEIDYRGDVARLLDGTTMLDDAFWDGRVWRIGLKRFASRLGHPWTMTVMPMRADAPIYLDEVARKQLPATGQVAEIKSIRLVPEHELVVTQ
- a CDS encoding glycosyl hydrolase 53 family protein; the protein is MSWTIDRRTALGALAMPLVAGAAPAFAATPRNGARPGPFMIGADISWIPEDEAAGARFFADGKQKDPVLLLRDAGFNYIRLRIFVDPSAGYSKREPDKAWAGLAQTVKLGKRIKDAGMGLALSFHYSDTWADPEHQGVPAAWKDHDAPALARAVEAHTRDTLKAMRGGGAPVDMAVIGNEITFGMLWPHGRVRLSTSTGNPVTDANHRNAGAVGGFDTFALFLRSGVAGAKAAEPGILIQLHNHLGRHWPILQEWTDALIARRVEFDVIGLSCYQQRAEGDWAGSFANFVRRYPDKGLLVAEYSSRKRYLNDLVHALPGKHGWGTFIWEPTRHQEAVFDLNGRNAGGGPKPNLISQGLNSAEAPGGLAGAAPAAPPAPKTGPMGKDGDYVANPLLDLYGEMAKAYREER
- a CDS encoding glycoside hydrolase family 43 protein; this encodes MIDDALSRRDFGFGAAAALLLGGCATPRAGAARGADDVLLFAYFMTGRGEADGLRLAVSEDGYAFRPLAGGRSLLKPEVGEKKLLRDPFLFRGEGPDAPWHMLWTTAWEGETIGHATTRDFVHWTPQRALPVMASVPGTRNCWAPEAIFDAATGKHLIFWSSTVTGRFEETAGSSESAYNHRLWAVRTADFERFDAPFVLYDPGFSVIDGTFARDAAGGLHLIVKDETVQPPRKTLHVASAQSVTGPFGAVSSAFSPAWVEGPMTATVDGRTLCYYDVYKEGRWGAAATSDFAAWEDVGARLSIPAGARHGSLLWVPRGVLAALEA
- a CDS encoding helix-turn-helix transcriptional regulator produces the protein MAIIGNEAAVGARGVESAAMALADRFADAALDGAHWMPALAALASATGSAHGQLVGIGGPRVVPFNWVTGFSQAAIDQFVEIDGGDPLINPRVAVSIGAPVLEVRSEADYRAVAPAMRSDVYADFARDHDIAYGCQAKLAEDDAGLIGLAVLRGERDGETTAEQRALFAAVAPHVRAAVRLQAALENQGLALVRGVLDAVSAAVLLCARDGRIRAATPAAEALLGNGRLRCGDGRLAAATAADTLVLRRAIAAHGAPGPRRPAETLAIGAGEGCLPLLLDICAAPAGPWAFGFRPTVMVIARSERRWHASAATILSLLYGLSDAEADVALRLARGETREAIAEQRGTRLETVRAQLKTVFGKLGVRREVELVTMLADLLRS